The Pseudomonas viciae genomic interval ACTGATATGCCGGTTCGGGGGATAGGCCACATAAAGCGGCATCGGCTCGAGGCGCCAGTCTTCGAACAGCGGCACCAACTCACCTTGCGCTTCATGAGCCTTGGACATGTACTTAGGCAGCCAGAGCACACCCAACCCGGCCAAGCCAGCCGCGAGGTAGGCGTTGCCATCGTCGACGGCCAGTGCATAGCGGCCTTTGATGTGCAGATGCTCGGCGTGGTTGTGCATAGCGTAAGGCACGGCTTTGCCGGTGCGCGCCCAGAGGAAACCGACGACGCGATGCGGGGAATCTTCCAGTTCCAGCGGATGCGCTGGCGTGCCCACGCGCGCCAGGTAGCTCGGTGCGGCAAACACGCCCAGGGCCAGGTCGCCGACGCGTCGGGCGATCAGTGATTGATCCGTCAGCTCGCCGCCACGTACCACGCAATCGACGTTTTCATCGATCATGTCGACGATGCGATCGCTCACGCCCAGGTCGATCTGGATGTCCGGGTAGCGGGCGTAGAATGCCGGTAACGCCGGCACCAGGATCAGGGCGGCCAGCGGGCTCGGTACGTCCACCCGCAAGCGGCCCCTGGGCGACGCTTGCGCGCTGGACAGGCTGGTCTCGGCATCGTCCATGTCGGCCAGCAGCCGGATCACCCGTTCGTAATAGACGGCGCCGTCGGCGGTGACATTGACCTTGCGTGTGGTGCGGTTGAGCAGCTTGACCCGCAGCCGTGCTTCAAGCTGCTGCACCAGTTGGGTCACGGTGGTCTTGCTCATGTGCAGGGTTTCAGCCGCCTTGGTGAAACTGCCCGCCTCCACGACTCGTGCGAACGCTTGCATCGCATCAAAACGATCCATTTCTGCCCCGGGTATCCATCGATTGTTTGGATTTCACAAACAGTGATCGCCAAGGTTGCTCGTTTATCGCCTGGGCACAAGCCCCTAGAGTGTTTTCATCGTTGGATTTGACCCTTGATGGAGGTACCTATGACGCAGCGTGATGTAGTTTTCCCAGCCGGACGCCAGGCGCTTTATGAGCGTAATCGTTATTCGCCGGCTATTCGCTCCAATGGCTTTCTGTTCGTCTCGGGGCAAGTCGGCAGTACCGAAGACGGCTCGCCGGAACCCGATCTGGAAGACCAGGTCCGACTGGCATTCAACAACCTGAAGGCGATTCTCGCCGCTGCCGGCTGCAGCTTTGACGATGTGATCGATGTCACGGTCTTTATTGTCGATCCCGAGTCGATATTCGAGCGGATCTGGAAAGTCGTGCCTGAATTCTGGGGTGACGCACCGCATCCGACGCTGACTGGGGTGGGGGTGACGTGGTTGTATGGTTTTCAGTTTGAAATCAAGGTGATTGCCAAATTGCCTGAGTGATGGGCCACACACAGGATCTGCGGTGACCGTTGGTTAACCCTTCAACGCCGCTTCAATCGCTGCAATATCGATCTTGGCCATTTGCATCATGGCTTCGAACACGCGCTTGGCGGCTGCTCGGTCGGGGCTGGCTATCGCAGTGGTCAGAATGCGCGGAGTGATCTGCCACGACAGGCCCCACTTGTCCTTGCACCAGCCACAGGCGCTCGCCTCGCCGCCGTTGCCGATAATCGCGTCCCACAAGCGGTCCGTTTCGGCCTGGTCATCGGTCGCCACTTGGAATGAAAAGGCTTCGTTGTGCTTGAACATCGGGCCGCCGTTCAGCCCGAGACAAGGAATGCCCATCACCGTGAATTCCACCGTCAACTCATCACCCTGCTTGCCTGCGGGATAG includes:
- a CDS encoding RidA family protein, which translates into the protein MTQRDVVFPAGRQALYERNRYSPAIRSNGFLFVSGQVGSTEDGSPEPDLEDQVRLAFNNLKAILAAAGCSFDDVIDVTVFIVDPESIFERIWKVVPEFWGDAPHPTLTGVGVTWLYGFQFEIKVIAKLPE
- a CDS encoding VOC family protein gives rise to the protein MNNKNRICLWYDGTALEAAQFYAATFPDSAVHAVHHAPGDYPAGKQGDELTVEFTVMGIPCLGLNGGPMFKHNEAFSFQVATDDQAETDRLWDAIIGNGGEASACGWCKDKWGLSWQITPRILTTAIASPDRAAAKRVFEAMMQMAKIDIAAIEAALKG
- a CDS encoding LysR family transcriptional regulator, whose protein sequence is MDRFDAMQAFARVVEAGSFTKAAETLHMSKTTVTQLVQQLEARLRVKLLNRTTRKVNVTADGAVYYERVIRLLADMDDAETSLSSAQASPRGRLRVDVPSPLAALILVPALPAFYARYPDIQIDLGVSDRIVDMIDENVDCVVRGGELTDQSLIARRVGDLALGVFAAPSYLARVGTPAHPLELEDSPHRVVGFLWARTGKAVPYAMHNHAEHLHIKGRYALAVDDGNAYLAAGLAGLGVLWLPKYMSKAHEAQGELVPLFEDWRLEPMPLYVAYPPNRHISAKLRVFIEWVVELMAQHAPVEAKGRAE